In Massilia forsythiae, one DNA window encodes the following:
- a CDS encoding RNB domain-containing ribonuclease, which produces MNVFFEESGDFKVGSVLSQAGEAYQVEMPSGKRTKVKTKDVMLQFEKPAPAELLEQAKAIAADIDLEFLWEVAGEDEFGFAELGAEYFGHAPLPFEAAGLVLALHNAPIYFYKKGRGRYKAAPEQSLRAALAGIEKKKQQALVQASYVDELKAGRLPAALQPLVQQLLFKPDKNGIEFKALDTAASELQTTPQRLMLSTGGIASAKDLHMARFLFENFPRGAGFAPVTAPAPVGELPLAKVAAFSIDDVTTTEIDDAFSVEKLDDGTVRVGIHIAAPGLGIRPDDAIDKIARARMSTVYMPGDKITMLPDEVVNAFTLAEGTDCPALSLYATLDPAGWTVLSTTTRAERVPIKSNLRHNDLDQLVNEETLESGEGEYPHKDELGLLWQWALQLEAGRMKKREAFGLKPEQANRVDFNFYVEDDVVSIVRRKRGAPLDKIVAELMIFANSTWGKLLHDCGVPGIYRSQGPGAGGWNAKIQVRMVTHAAPHQGLGVDQYAWSTSPLRRYTDLVNQWQILACASNGVTAPLVAPFKHRDATLFSIVSAFDAAYAAYNDFQQNMERYWCLRWLGQEQARQVDAVVLKDEVLRLVEIPLVIRMPGMPSVPRGAQVRLDIVRWDEVDLTLEARLLEVAAAPADTGAFEEEEEESAPAEGAEGGQDADSGEAAAQEAAEAEGAVTVVDPETQTDVTAEPAPPQAPQAA; this is translated from the coding sequence ATGAACGTATTTTTTGAAGAGTCGGGCGATTTCAAGGTCGGCAGCGTATTGTCGCAGGCCGGCGAGGCCTACCAGGTCGAAATGCCGAGCGGGAAGCGCACCAAGGTCAAGACCAAGGACGTGATGCTGCAGTTCGAGAAGCCGGCCCCGGCCGAGCTGCTGGAGCAGGCCAAGGCGATCGCCGCCGACATCGATCTCGAGTTCCTGTGGGAAGTGGCGGGCGAAGACGAGTTCGGCTTCGCCGAGCTGGGCGCCGAGTACTTCGGCCACGCGCCGCTGCCGTTCGAGGCGGCCGGCCTGGTGCTGGCGCTGCACAACGCGCCGATCTATTTCTATAAAAAGGGCCGCGGCCGCTACAAGGCGGCCCCGGAGCAGTCGCTGCGCGCGGCGCTGGCCGGGATCGAAAAGAAGAAGCAGCAGGCGCTGGTGCAGGCATCCTACGTCGACGAACTGAAAGCCGGACGCCTGCCGGCCGCGCTGCAGCCGCTGGTGCAGCAACTGCTGTTCAAGCCGGACAAGAACGGCATCGAATTCAAGGCGCTGGACACCGCCGCCAGCGAACTGCAGACCACGCCGCAGCGCCTGATGCTGAGCACCGGCGGCATCGCCTCGGCCAAGGACTTGCACATGGCGCGCTTCCTGTTCGAGAACTTCCCGCGCGGCGCCGGCTTTGCGCCGGTGACGGCGCCGGCACCGGTCGGCGAGCTGCCGCTGGCGAAGGTGGCCGCGTTCTCGATCGACGACGTGACCACCACCGAGATCGACGACGCCTTTTCGGTAGAGAAGCTGGACGACGGCACGGTACGGGTCGGCATCCACATCGCCGCGCCGGGCCTGGGCATCCGTCCGGACGACGCCATCGACAAGATCGCGCGCGCGCGCATGTCGACCGTGTACATGCCGGGCGATAAGATCACCATGCTGCCGGACGAAGTCGTGAACGCCTTCACCCTGGCCGAGGGCACGGATTGCCCGGCGCTGTCGCTGTACGCGACGCTCGACCCGGCCGGCTGGACCGTGCTGTCCACCACCACGCGCGCCGAACGCGTGCCGATCAAGAGCAACCTGCGGCATAACGACCTCGACCAGCTGGTCAACGAAGAGACCCTGGAAAGCGGAGAAGGCGAGTACCCGCACAAGGACGAACTCGGCCTGCTGTGGCAGTGGGCGCTGCAGCTGGAAGCGGGCCGCATGAAGAAGCGCGAAGCCTTCGGCCTGAAGCCGGAACAGGCGAATCGCGTCGACTTCAATTTCTATGTCGAGGACGACGTGGTCAGCATCGTGCGCAGGAAGCGCGGCGCGCCGCTCGACAAGATCGTGGCCGAGCTGATGATCTTCGCCAACAGCACCTGGGGCAAGCTGCTGCACGACTGCGGCGTGCCGGGCATCTACCGCTCGCAGGGGCCGGGCGCGGGCGGCTGGAACGCCAAGATCCAGGTGCGCATGGTGACCCACGCGGCGCCGCACCAGGGCCTGGGCGTCGACCAGTACGCCTGGAGCACCTCGCCGCTGCGCCGCTACACCGACCTGGTCAACCAGTGGCAGATCCTGGCCTGCGCGTCCAACGGCGTGACCGCACCGCTGGTGGCGCCGTTCAAGCACCGTGACGCCACGCTGTTCTCGATCGTCTCCGCCTTCGACGCGGCGTATGCGGCATATAACGACTTCCAGCAGAACATGGAGCGTTACTGGTGCCTGCGCTGGCTGGGCCAGGAGCAGGCCAGGCAGGTCGACGCCGTGGTGCTCAAGGACGAGGTGCTGCGCCTGGTCGAGATTCCGCTGGTGATCCGCATGCCGGGCATGCCCTCGGTGCCCCGCGGCGCCCAGGTGCGCCTGGACATCGTGCGCTGGGACGAGGTCGACCTGACGCTGGAAGCGCGCCTGTTGGAAGTGGCGGCGGCGCCGGCCGACACCGGCGCGTTCGAGGAAGAAGAGGAAGAATCCGCGCCGGCCGAGGGCGCCGAGGGTGGGCAGGATGCCGACAGCGGCGAGGCTGCCGCGCAAGAGGCGGCCGAGGCCGAAGGCGCGGTGACGGTGGTCGATCCGGAAACCCAGACCGATGTCACGGCCGAACCGGCGCCGCCGCAGGCACCGCAAGCGGCTTGA
- a CDS encoding TonB family protein yields the protein MKYARQHRPLLIAVTVSVLAHAALLAIRFAAPDAFRLVPADPGLEVILVNAKHQRAPVKAEALAQANLDGGGNADSGRAQSPLPDLKRIEDGDSIKAMQRRIAELERQQNNILTRTRASPLNTAAPTEQAKPDPSRNGADNADTTRAIARMTAEITQRIADENKRPRKTFISPSTQEAGYALYYKSMQKRVEEVGTLNFPQQGGRKLYGELVVYIPVFQDGSIYEKEGGPRIERGSGNAALDQAALAIVRRAAPFGKFPANMRSSDKDDLWIVVTRFKFTREEKLQAELGASGA from the coding sequence GTGAAGTACGCTCGACAACACCGCCCCCTGCTGATCGCCGTCACCGTCTCGGTGCTGGCGCACGCCGCCCTGCTGGCGATCCGTTTCGCCGCGCCGGACGCATTCCGCCTGGTGCCGGCCGATCCGGGCCTGGAAGTCATCCTGGTCAACGCCAAGCACCAGCGCGCCCCGGTCAAGGCCGAGGCGCTGGCGCAGGCCAACCTGGATGGCGGCGGCAATGCCGATAGCGGCCGCGCGCAATCGCCGCTGCCCGACCTCAAGCGCATCGAGGACGGCGACAGCATCAAGGCCATGCAGCGCCGCATCGCCGAGCTGGAGCGGCAGCAGAACAACATCCTGACGCGCACGCGCGCCTCGCCCTTGAATACCGCCGCGCCCACCGAGCAGGCCAAGCCGGACCCCAGCCGCAATGGCGCCGACAATGCCGACACCACGCGCGCGATCGCGCGCATGACGGCCGAGATCACCCAGCGCATCGCCGACGAAAATAAACGGCCGCGCAAGACCTTCATCAGCCCGAGCACCCAGGAAGCCGGCTACGCCCTGTACTACAAGTCGATGCAGAAGCGCGTCGAGGAAGTCGGCACGCTGAATTTCCCGCAGCAGGGCGGGCGCAAGCTGTACGGCGAGCTGGTGGTGTACATCCCGGTGTTCCAGGACGGCAGCATCTACGAAAAGGAAGGCGGGCCGCGCATCGAGCGCGGCTCCGGCAACGCGGCGCTGGACCAGGCCGCGCTGGCGATCGTGCGCCGCGCGGCGCCGTTCGGCAAATTCCCGGCCAACATGCGCTCGTCCGACAAGGATGACTTGTGGATCGTGGTGACCCGTTTCAAATTCACGCGCGAGGAAAAGCTGCAGGCGGAGCTGGGTGCGAGTGGTGCGTGA
- the aroE gene encoding shikimate dehydrogenase, with amino-acid sequence MTDKYCVIGNPIAHSKSPEIHAAFAAETGQDLIYERRLSPLDGFAATVRELAAQGWRGANVTVPFKLEAAGVATRLAERARLAGAVNTLLFEAGGGIVGDNTDGPGLVADIVRNAGVALAGKRVLLLGAGGAARGVILPILQEGPAAIVIANRTRATADELVAHFGAHLAHAGQLSACGYDAIDGGFDVVVNATSASLGAALPPVPATALKPGALALDMMYGKEPSPFMAFAAGHGAVVRDGLGMLVEQAAEAFALWRGVRPQTAALLQRLRA; translated from the coding sequence ATGACAGACAAATACTGCGTAATCGGCAACCCGATCGCCCACAGCAAATCCCCCGAGATCCACGCCGCCTTCGCAGCCGAAACCGGGCAGGACCTCATCTACGAACGTCGCCTGTCTCCGCTCGACGGCTTCGCCGCCACCGTGCGCGAGCTGGCGGCGCAGGGCTGGCGCGGCGCCAATGTCACCGTGCCGTTCAAGCTGGAAGCGGCCGGCGTCGCCACCCGCCTGGCCGAGCGCGCGCGCCTGGCCGGCGCCGTGAACACGCTGCTGTTCGAGGCCGGCGGCGGGATCGTCGGCGACAACACCGACGGTCCCGGCCTGGTGGCCGACATCGTGCGCAATGCCGGCGTGGCGCTGGCAGGCAAGCGCGTGCTGCTGCTGGGCGCCGGCGGCGCCGCGCGCGGCGTGATCCTGCCGATCCTGCAGGAAGGCCCGGCGGCGATCGTGATCGCCAACCGCACGCGCGCCACCGCCGACGAACTCGTCGCTCACTTCGGCGCGCACCTGGCGCATGCCGGCCAGCTGAGCGCCTGCGGCTACGACGCCATCGACGGCGGCTTCGACGTGGTCGTCAACGCCACCTCGGCCAGCCTGGGCGCGGCGCTGCCGCCGGTGCCGGCCACGGCGTTGAAGCCGGGCGCGCTGGCGCTGGACATGATGTACGGGAAGGAACCGAGCCCGTTCATGGCATTCGCCGCCGGCCACGGCGCGGTCGTGCGCGACGGCCTCGGCATGCTGGTCGAGCAGGCCGCCGAAGCGTTTGCCTTGTGGCGCGGCGTGCGTCCGCAGACGGCAGCGCTGCTGCAGCGGCTGCGCGCATGA
- the mtgA gene encoding monofunctional biosynthetic peptidoglycan transglycosylase translates to MKVGAARAAPAKGGRAGKPTGGKPARAANSPRRWLKWLVLGPLLLVLLLQLYFFLMVCWWTRFDPSSTSMMRTQLSELRVQNPNATLKQTWVPYARISDNLKRAVIASEDANFAEHDGVDWDALEKAYERNNKRHKVVGGGSTITQQLAKNLFLSGSRNYLRKGQELVIAYMLEAVMSKERILEIYLNVVEFGRGVFGAEAAARYYYRTAAASLNATQAARLAVMLPNPRYYDRHRSTSYLARRTGIIQRRMSAADLP, encoded by the coding sequence ATGAAGGTGGGCGCAGCCAGGGCGGCTCCGGCGAAAGGGGGCAGGGCAGGCAAGCCGACTGGCGGCAAGCCGGCGCGCGCAGCGAACAGTCCGCGTCGCTGGCTCAAGTGGCTGGTACTCGGGCCACTGTTGCTGGTGCTGCTGCTCCAGCTGTATTTCTTCCTGATGGTGTGCTGGTGGACCCGGTTCGATCCGTCGTCGACCAGCATGATGCGCACGCAGCTGTCCGAGCTGCGCGTGCAGAACCCGAACGCCACGCTGAAGCAGACCTGGGTGCCGTACGCGCGCATCTCGGACAACCTCAAGCGCGCCGTGATCGCCTCCGAGGACGCCAACTTCGCCGAGCACGACGGCGTCGACTGGGACGCGCTGGAAAAGGCCTACGAGCGCAACAACAAGCGCCACAAGGTGGTCGGCGGCGGCTCCACCATCACCCAGCAGCTGGCCAAGAACCTGTTCCTGTCCGGCTCGCGCAACTACCTGCGCAAGGGCCAGGAACTGGTGATCGCCTACATGCTGGAAGCGGTGATGAGCAAGGAACGCATCCTCGAGATCTACCTGAACGTGGTCGAGTTCGGGCGTGGCGTATTCGGCGCCGAAGCCGCGGCGCGCTACTACTACCGCACCGCCGCCGCCAGCCTGAACGCCACCCAGGCCGCGCGCCTGGCGGTGATGCTGCCCAACCCGCGCTACTACGACCGCCACCGCAGCACCAGCTACCTGGCGCGCCGCACCGGCATCATCCAGCGCCGCATGAGTGCCGCCGACCTGCCATGA
- the corA gene encoding magnesium/cobalt transporter CorA has protein sequence MINVFVLQNGRLNQVPIASRADLENVAPVWVDLTDPTDEERAWVKATYDVVLPGEDEVSDIEASARYYEGENGDLHLRTDFLREEEDGPSRIVTVAFILARKILFSVHNDELPVFRLVRLRARSRPGSIEDYMDVLLDLYATDAEYSADTLEGIYKTLEEVSERVLQKDFSDQDAAAALNAIAHEEDLNGRIRRNMMDTRRAVSFLMRGRLLNTDQFEEARQILRDIESLDGHTSFLFDKINFLMDATVGFININQNKIIKIFSVASVAFLPPTLIASIYGMNFKFLPELEWQFGYGWSLSLMIISAIAPFLYFRHRGWLK, from the coding sequence ATGATCAACGTATTTGTCCTCCAGAATGGCCGACTGAACCAGGTGCCGATCGCCTCGCGCGCCGATCTGGAGAACGTGGCGCCTGTCTGGGTCGATCTCACCGATCCGACCGACGAGGAGCGCGCCTGGGTCAAGGCGACCTACGACGTGGTGCTGCCCGGCGAGGACGAGGTCTCGGACATCGAAGCGTCGGCGCGCTACTACGAGGGCGAGAACGGCGACCTGCACCTGCGCACCGATTTCCTGCGCGAGGAAGAGGACGGCCCGTCGCGCATCGTCACCGTCGCCTTCATCCTGGCGCGCAAAATCCTGTTTTCGGTCCACAACGACGAGCTGCCGGTGTTCCGCCTGGTGCGCCTGCGCGCGCGTTCGCGTCCTGGCTCGATCGAGGATTACATGGACGTGCTGCTCGACCTGTATGCGACCGACGCCGAGTACTCGGCCGACACGCTGGAAGGCATCTATAAAACGCTGGAAGAAGTCAGCGAGCGCGTGCTGCAGAAGGACTTTAGCGACCAGGACGCGGCCGCCGCGCTGAACGCGATCGCCCACGAGGAAGACTTGAACGGCCGTATCCGCCGCAACATGATGGACACCCGCCGTGCCGTCAGCTTCCTGATGCGCGGGCGCTTGCTGAATACCGACCAGTTCGAGGAAGCGCGCCAGATCCTGCGCGACATCGAATCGCTGGACGGCCACACTTCCTTCCTGTTCGACAAGATCAACTTCCTGATGGACGCCACCGTCGGCTTCATCAACATCAACCAGAACAAGATCATCAAGATCTTCTCGGTGGCCTCGGTCGCCTTTTTGCCGCCGACCCTGATCGCCAGCATCTACGGCATGAACTTCAAGTTCCTGCCCGAGCTGGAATGGCAGTTCGGCTATGGCTGGTCGCTCAGCCTGATGATCATCAGCGCGATCGCGCCCTTCCTGTATTTCCGCCATCGCGGCTGGTTGAAATAA
- a CDS encoding TonB-dependent siderophore receptor, with protein sequence MHAHARQRRNPHLNRIALLVAAALPLIAQAQSADDAGQDIQQVKIRAQKVGETTEGSGLYTTGRDRTATPLSMSVRETPQAVTIVTQQRIEDQNLVTVSDVVNNVVGISVNQYETSRAGFTARGFDIDNLQIDGVPTTFEQSWSAGEVLGSLAIYDRVDVVRGATGLVTGAGNPSAAINLVRKHADSKSVTGNVEAAVSSWNGRRVLGDVSTPLNTDGSIRGRVVGEYTSADSWVDRLKNKSQTLYATVEADLGPKTLLSAGYSHQENRAQNPMWGGLPYFYSDGSRTDWDVSKTSSADWTRWPTSYDNAFVSLDHGFDNGWKLRATYDHGDRTGDSYLLYLAGVPNRQTGTTLDAYTGTYHTKTKQDNFGLQASGAFELAGRKHDAAFGYTHLKQEFRSDSRAYDYGTASTAVGNFNTWNPSAYPTPTFGGLSFYESSETKQEALYGMLRFSLADPLKLIVGARVTDYGKTGRGLYTTAYRLKSDHEVTPYAGLVYDINNNYSVYASYTDIFQPQNLKDLAGNNLDPIKGKSYEAGVKGEFLDGRVNGSLAVFKIEQDKLGQAGGMVDRDGAGPLALEPYYVASRGAKSEGFEMELTGELAPGWNATAGYSQFRAKDASGVDFNSIYPRRLLRVFTTYRLPEAWSALTVGGGVNWEGRTYTVDPTAPANSNGLIEQEKFSLVNLMARYEFSKNLSAQLNVNNLLDKKHFTMFAAYNQITYGAPRSASLTFKYRF encoded by the coding sequence ATGCACGCGCACGCCCGCCAGCGCCGTAACCCGCACCTGAACCGTATCGCCCTGCTGGTGGCGGCCGCGCTCCCGCTGATCGCCCAGGCGCAGTCGGCCGACGACGCCGGCCAGGACATCCAGCAAGTCAAGATCCGCGCCCAGAAGGTCGGCGAGACCACGGAAGGCAGCGGCCTGTACACGACCGGGCGCGACCGCACCGCCACGCCGCTGTCGATGAGCGTGCGCGAGACCCCGCAGGCGGTCACCATCGTGACCCAGCAGCGCATCGAGGACCAGAACCTGGTGACGGTGAGCGACGTCGTCAACAACGTGGTCGGCATTTCGGTCAACCAGTACGAAACCAGCCGCGCCGGCTTCACCGCGCGCGGCTTCGACATCGACAACCTGCAGATCGACGGCGTGCCGACCACCTTCGAGCAATCCTGGAGCGCGGGCGAGGTGCTGGGCAGCCTGGCGATCTACGACCGCGTCGACGTGGTGCGCGGCGCCACCGGCCTGGTGACCGGCGCCGGCAATCCGTCGGCGGCGATCAACCTGGTGCGCAAGCATGCCGACAGCAAGAGCGTGACGGGCAACGTCGAAGCCGCCGTCAGCAGCTGGAACGGCCGCCGCGTGCTGGGCGACGTGTCCACGCCGCTGAACACGGACGGCTCGATCCGCGGCCGCGTGGTGGGCGAATACACGTCCGCCGACAGCTGGGTCGACCGCCTGAAGAACAAGAGCCAGACCCTGTACGCCACGGTCGAAGCCGACCTGGGACCGAAGACACTGCTCTCGGCCGGCTACAGCCACCAGGAAAACCGCGCGCAGAACCCGATGTGGGGCGGCCTGCCGTACTTCTACAGCGACGGCAGCCGCACCGACTGGGACGTGTCGAAGACCTCGTCCGCCGACTGGACCCGCTGGCCGACCAGCTACGACAACGCCTTCGTCAGCCTGGACCACGGCTTCGACAATGGCTGGAAGCTGCGCGCCACCTACGACCACGGCGACCGCACCGGCGATTCCTACCTGCTGTACCTGGCCGGCGTGCCGAACCGCCAGACCGGCACCACCCTGGACGCCTACACCGGCACCTACCACACCAAGACCAAGCAGGACAATTTCGGCCTGCAGGCCAGCGGCGCCTTCGAACTGGCCGGCCGCAAGCACGACGCCGCCTTCGGTTATACGCATTTGAAGCAGGAGTTCCGCTCCGACAGCCGCGCCTACGATTACGGTACTGCCAGCACCGCGGTCGGCAACTTCAATACCTGGAACCCGTCGGCCTACCCGACCCCGACCTTCGGCGGCCTGAGCTTCTACGAAAGCAGCGAGACCAAGCAGGAAGCGCTGTACGGCATGCTGCGCTTTTCGCTGGCCGATCCGCTCAAGCTGATCGTCGGCGCGCGCGTCACCGACTACGGAAAGACCGGGCGCGGCCTGTACACCACGGCCTACCGCCTGAAGAGCGACCACGAAGTCACCCCGTACGCCGGCCTGGTGTACGACATCAACAACAACTACTCGGTCTACGCCAGCTACACCGACATCTTCCAGCCGCAGAACCTGAAAGACCTGGCCGGCAACAACCTGGACCCGATCAAGGGCAAGAGCTACGAAGCCGGCGTCAAGGGCGAGTTCCTGGACGGCCGTGTAAACGGTTCGCTGGCCGTCTTCAAGATCGAGCAGGACAAGCTGGGCCAGGCCGGCGGCATGGTCGACCGCGACGGTGCCGGCCCGCTGGCACTGGAGCCGTACTACGTCGCCAGCCGCGGCGCCAAGAGCGAAGGCTTCGAGATGGAGCTGACCGGCGAACTGGCGCCGGGCTGGAACGCCACCGCCGGCTACTCGCAGTTCCGCGCCAAGGATGCCAGCGGCGTCGACTTCAACAGCATCTACCCGCGCCGCCTGCTGCGCGTGTTCACCACCTACCGCCTGCCGGAAGCGTGGAGCGCGCTGACCGTCGGCGGCGGCGTCAACTGGGAAGGCCGCACCTATACGGTCGATCCGACTGCGCCGGCCAACAGCAACGGCCTGATCGAGCAGGAGAAGTTCAGCCTGGTGAACCTGATGGCGCGCTACGAGTTCAGCAAGAACCTGTCGGCGCAACTCAACGTCAACAACCTGCTCGACAAGAAGCACTTCACCATGTTCGCGGCCTATAACCAGATCACCTACGGCGCGCCGCGCAGCGCGTCGCTGACCTTCAAGTACCGGTTCTGA
- a CDS encoding PepSY-associated TM helix domain-containing protein, producing MRAFWTLVHRYLGLLTAGFLFISGVTGAVISWDHELDDVLNPHLMEAHTPGQPQSSLALARQVEARYPDVRVSFIPLHVEAGESLALGVSPRFDKATGELTKPGFNQVFVDPVSGAELGKREWGAVWPITQETFVSFLYRLHYTLHIPELWGIDRWGLWLMGGIAMIWMVDSFVGFYLTLPVRRKGAAAVAAAAGAGVARGPAGKSWWQRWQPAWKVRWRGGSSKLNFDLHRAFSLWTWILLFILAFTAFSLNLYNEIFYPVISKMSQVTPTPFDTRPMADKLHLVEPRVPFGDIAARAGAEAGRRNWSEPVGSVYYSQEFGIYMVSLYKPGDDHGAGGVGPALLYYDGVDGRLLGQRQPWKGTAADIFVQAQFPLHSGRILGLPGRILISAMGLVVAMLSVTGVIIWWRKRASRQVAAIQRQAAVMRGA from the coding sequence ATGCGCGCCTTCTGGACCCTGGTTCACCGTTACCTCGGCCTGCTCACCGCAGGCTTCCTGTTCATAAGCGGCGTGACCGGCGCCGTCATCTCGTGGGACCACGAGCTGGACGACGTGCTCAACCCGCACCTGATGGAGGCGCACACGCCGGGCCAGCCGCAATCGTCGCTGGCGCTGGCCAGGCAGGTCGAGGCGCGCTATCCGGACGTGCGCGTCTCCTTCATCCCGCTGCATGTGGAGGCGGGCGAATCGCTGGCGCTGGGCGTCTCGCCGCGTTTCGACAAGGCCACCGGGGAACTCACCAAGCCGGGCTTCAACCAGGTCTTCGTCGATCCGGTCAGCGGCGCCGAACTCGGCAAGCGCGAGTGGGGCGCGGTCTGGCCGATCACCCAGGAAACCTTCGTCTCCTTCCTGTACCGCCTGCACTACACGCTGCACATCCCGGAACTGTGGGGCATCGACCGCTGGGGCCTGTGGCTGATGGGCGGCATCGCCATGATCTGGATGGTCGACAGCTTCGTCGGCTTCTACCTGACGCTGCCGGTGCGCCGCAAGGGGGCAGCGGCTGTTGCGGCCGCGGCCGGGGCGGGCGTCGCCAGGGGGCCCGCCGGCAAATCGTGGTGGCAGCGCTGGCAGCCGGCCTGGAAGGTGCGCTGGCGCGGCGGCAGCAGCAAACTGAATTTCGACCTGCATCGGGCGTTCAGCCTGTGGACCTGGATCCTGCTGTTCATCCTGGCCTTCACCGCGTTCTCGCTGAACCTGTACAACGAAATCTTCTATCCGGTGATCAGCAAGATGTCGCAGGTGACGCCGACGCCGTTCGACACCCGCCCGATGGCCGACAAGCTGCACCTGGTCGAGCCGCGCGTGCCCTTCGGCGACATCGCGGCGCGCGCCGGCGCGGAAGCAGGCCGGCGCAACTGGAGCGAGCCGGTCGGCAGCGTCTACTATTCGCAGGAATTCGGCATCTACATGGTCAGCCTGTACAAGCCGGGCGACGACCACGGCGCCGGCGGCGTCGGTCCGGCGCTGCTGTACTACGACGGCGTCGACGGCCGCCTGCTGGGCCAGCGCCAGCCGTGGAAGGGCACCGCCGCCGACATCTTCGTGCAGGCCCAGTTCCCGCTGCACTCGGGGCGCATCCTCGGCTTGCCGGGGCGCATCCTGATCTCGGCGATGGGCCTGGTGGTGGCCATGCTGAGCGTGACCGGCGTGATCATCTGGTGGCGCAAGCGCGCCTCGCGCCAGGTAGCGGCGATCCAGCGCCAGGCAGCGGTGATGCGCGGCGCCTGA
- the hemL gene encoding glutamate-1-semialdehyde 2,1-aminomutase, whose product MTPDHHSQNDILFARAQHSTPGGVNSPVRAFRSVGGTPRFITRAEGPYFWDADGKRYIDYIGSWGPAIVGHAHPQVVKAVQDAAARGLSFGAPTEGEIEIAEELCRLVPSLEQVRLVSSGTEATMSALRLARGATGRDKIVKFEGCYHGHADSLLVKAGSGLLTFGNPTSAGVPEDFVKHTLVLDYNNVPQLEDAFASMGDSIACVIVEAVAGNMNLIRATPEFLQRMRELCTEYGAVLIFDEVMSGFRVGLGGAQELYGIVPDLTALGKVIGGGLPVAAFGGRADLMEKMAPVGPVYQAGTLSGNPVAVAAGMTTLKLVQEPGFYDRLAAQTNKLADGLTAAAQEAGIPFCADAVGGMFGMYFSSHVPASYGQMMAGDKARFNSFFHGMLEEGVYFAPAMFEAGFVSAAHDDAVIAETVEAARRVFARLV is encoded by the coding sequence ATGACTCCAGATCACCATTCCCAGAACGACATCCTGTTTGCCCGCGCCCAGCACAGCACCCCCGGCGGCGTGAATTCCCCGGTGCGCGCCTTCCGCTCGGTGGGCGGCACGCCGCGCTTCATCACGCGCGCCGAAGGCCCGTATTTCTGGGACGCCGACGGCAAGCGCTACATCGACTACATCGGTTCCTGGGGCCCGGCCATCGTCGGCCATGCGCACCCGCAGGTGGTGAAGGCGGTGCAGGACGCGGCCGCGCGCGGCCTGTCGTTCGGCGCGCCGACCGAGGGAGAGATCGAGATCGCCGAGGAACTGTGCCGCCTGGTGCCGTCGCTCGAGCAGGTGCGCCTGGTCTCGTCCGGCACCGAGGCGACCATGAGCGCGCTGCGCCTGGCGCGCGGCGCCACCGGCCGCGACAAGATCGTCAAGTTCGAAGGCTGCTACCACGGCCACGCCGATTCGCTGCTGGTCAAGGCCGGTTCCGGCCTGCTCACCTTCGGCAACCCGACCTCGGCCGGCGTGCCGGAAGATTTCGTCAAGCACACGCTGGTGCTCGACTATAACAACGTGCCGCAACTGGAAGACGCGTTCGCGTCGATGGGCGACAGCATCGCCTGCGTGATCGTGGAAGCGGTGGCCGGCAACATGAACCTGATCCGCGCCACCCCGGAATTCCTGCAGCGCATGCGCGAACTGTGCACGGAATACGGCGCCGTGCTGATCTTCGACGAAGTGATGTCGGGCTTCCGCGTCGGCCTGGGCGGCGCCCAGGAATTGTACGGCATCGTCCCCGACCTGACCGCGCTGGGCAAGGTGATCGGCGGCGGCCTGCCGGTGGCGGCCTTCGGCGGGCGCGCCGACCTGATGGAAAAGATGGCCCCGGTCGGCCCGGTGTACCAGGCCGGCACCCTGTCCGGCAACCCGGTGGCGGTGGCGGCCGGCATGACCACGCTGAAGCTGGTGCAGGAACCCGGCTTCTACGACAGGCTGGCGGCGCAGACGAATAAACTGGCGGACGGCTTGACGGCGGCGGCGCAGGAGGCCGGCATTCCGTTCTGCGCCGATGCCGTCGGCGGCATGTTCGGCATGTACTTCTCGTCGCACGTGCCGGCCAGCTACGGCCAGATGATGGCTGGCGACAAGGCCAGGTTCAACAGCTTCTTCCACGGCATGCTGGAAGAAGGCGTGTACTTCGCGCCGGCGATGTTCGAGGCCGGCTTCGTCTCGGCGGCGCACGACGACGCCGTCATCGCCGAAACCGTCGAAGCGGCCCGCCGCGTGTTCGCGCGCCTGGTGTAA